In the Muricauda sp. MAR_2010_75 genome, one interval contains:
- a CDS encoding DoxX family membrane protein, translating into MVNALNKEKVNLVVTFLRIFIGWHFLYEGVIKLYNPEWTSFGYLATAQGPLKPFFALLIGESVIGWVDALNIIALLVVGATFLLGFWERFGAVVGIGLLALYYLAHPPFPWLAQLNVEGNYWFVNKNLIELIGCILIYYYPTGHFFGLGHLKTKEHLKIEQS; encoded by the coding sequence ATGGTCAACGCTTTGAACAAAGAAAAAGTAAACCTGGTTGTTACATTTCTTCGAATTTTTATAGGCTGGCATTTTTTGTATGAAGGTGTCATTAAACTGTATAACCCCGAGTGGACTTCCTTTGGGTATTTGGCTACGGCCCAAGGCCCGTTAAAACCTTTTTTTGCTTTGCTGATAGGGGAATCAGTTATAGGTTGGGTAGATGCATTGAACATTATTGCACTCCTAGTGGTAGGCGCAACCTTCCTTTTGGGATTTTGGGAACGCTTCGGCGCCGTTGTGGGAATAGGGTTATTGGCACTCTACTACTTGGCCCATCCTCCATTCCCTTGGTTGGCACAACTCAATGTGGAGGGCAATTATTGGTTTGTGAACAAGAATCTTATTGAGCTTATCGGCTGTATTTTGATTTACTACTATCCAACGGGTCATTTCTTTGGATTGGGCCACTTAAAAACAAAAGAACACCTCAAAATTGAACAATCATGA